One genomic window of Daphnia pulex isolate KAP4 chromosome 10, ASM2113471v1 includes the following:
- the LOC124205321 gene encoding RWD domain-containing protein 2A-like: MDSNSDVENNIELQLSELEMLGSMFPNKGELELIDPGVISDLHDFLSGKLGRDKVPKLEYNINLNIMEAKVNISVSLPNSYPSIPAQISVHSGHLGRTNHNGINLELRSFQRTLEPESIYIGSVVEWVKDNFPAYLTFLEGDILAPISKTEDKKTFRMWIHSHHIYSKSKMKNIEDWAKELNLTGFFLPGKPGLICVEGLETNCNIWWQRIRALNWQKISCKLEEHDEVQKFQNFSNIADIKASSDSSGMKAFLNYLEEHHSSHVFKEYFGFDGK, encoded by the exons ATGGATTCAAACAGTGATGTAGAAAATAATATAGAGCTCCAGCTTTCTGAGCTGGAAATGCTGGGATCTATGTTTCCAAACAAGGGCGAGCTTGAGCTTATTGATCCTGGAGTTATTTCTGATTTACACGACTTTTTATCGGGTAAACTAGGAAGAGACAAAGTTCCAAAACTGGAGTATAACATCAACCTTAACATTATGGAG GCAAAGGTTAATATAAGTGTATCACTTCCTAATTCCTACCCAAGTATACCAGCTCAAATATCAGTGCACAGTGGGCACCTAGGAAGAACTAATCATAATGGGATCAATTTGGAACTCAGAAGTTTTCAACGTACATTGGAGCCAGAATCAATCTATATTGGTTCAGTAGTAGAATGGGTAAAGGATAATTTTCCTGCTTACTTGACCTTCCTAGAGGGAGATATTCTAGCCCCTATCTCCAAAACCGAAGACAAGAAAACTTTCAGAATGTGGATTCATTCTCACCACATTTACAGCAagtcaaaaatgaagaatattgAAGACTGGGCTAAAGAATTAAATCTCActggtttctttttacctGGGAAACCTGGCTTAATCTGTGTGGAAGGATTGGAAACAAATTGCAACATATGGTGGCAAAGg ATTCGTGCACTAAACTGGCAGAAGATTTCCTGTAAATTAGAAGAACATGACGAAGttcagaaatttcaaaatttctccAACATTGCAGATATCAAAGCCTCATCTGATTCCTCAGGCATGAAAGCATTCTTAAACTATTTAGAGGAACATCATAGTTCACATGTTTTCAAAGAATACTTTGGTTTCGATGGGAAATAA
- the LOC124205302 gene encoding ervatamin-B-like, producing the protein MRFSIHLIVFAMVVYLSNGNSDDDAWNAYKFEYKKDYSSSSEDDIHKAIFLAHRQQINQHNSGASLSYRKELNRFSDMWPSEKSKYLGLKSSMAPSSQLMMKSIHLGHLLGSQQALSVKFDYRSDICMAAVKDQGSCGSCWAFAAVAPIEFNYCKKHKQTPIVLSEQQLVDCDKIDGGCSGGWYTQTWKYIKITGGIVRDSKYPYTATQSSCPIPFWFFLASARVFMISYIPANDAVTMQVALQKLGPLAVAFAVAESFYSYMDGVYDDTDCDNLDVNHAMVIVGWGNQNGLDYWIVRNSWGTGWGDSGYVLIQRGVNKCQIEFYAAFVLPF; encoded by the exons atgagattctCTATTCATTTGATCGTCTTCGCTATGGTTGTCTATCTCAGCAATGGCAATTCTGACGATGATGCTTGGAACGCTTACAAG tttgaatacaaaaaagaTTACTCGAGTTCCTCCGAAGACGACATTCACAAGGCAATTTTCCTCGCTCACCGTCAACAAATTAATCAACACAACAGCGGAGCATCACTGTCCTACAGAAAAGAATTGAACAGATTCTCCGACATG TGGCCAtcagaaaagtcaaaatatcTCGGCCTCAAATCTTCCATGGCGCCTTCCAGTCAGTTGATGATGAAATCCATTCATTTAGGTCATCTACTGGGAAGTCAACAAGCTCTTTCTGTCAAA TTTGACTATCGATCCGACATTTGCATGGCGGCAGTTAAAGACCAGGGATCG TGTGGAAGCTGTTGGGCGTTCGCTGCAGTCGCTCCAATCGAATTCAATTACTGCaagaaacacaaacaaactcctATCGTTTTGAG CGAACAGCAGCTGGTCGATTGCGACAAAATTGACGGCGGATGCAGCGGCGGATGGTACACGCAGACCTGGAAATATATCAAGATAACTGGCGGAATTGTACGGGACTCAAAATACCCTTACACAGCCACG CAAAGTTCTTGTCCGATCCCGTTCTGGTTTTTCCTGGCCAGTGCTCGGGTTTTTATGATCAGTTACATCCCAGCCAATGATGCTGTGACCATGCAAGTAGCTCTGCAAAAACTCGGCCCCTTGGCAGTTGCCTTTGCAGTGGCCGAATCTTTTTACTCCTACAT GGATGGCGTGTACGATGACACGGATTGTGATAACTTGGATGTCAATCACGCTATGGTCATTGTCGGCTGGGGTAATCAAAACGGACTCGATTACTGGATCGTGCGCAACTCGTGGGGAACCGGATGGGGAGACAGCGGCTACGTCCTAATCCAGCGAGGAGTCAACAAATGCCAAATTGAATTCTATGCGGCCTTCGTGTTGCCATTCTga
- the LOC124205298 gene encoding ervatamin-B-like → MRFAFQFVVFAVSVCTANGHSDDEAWNDYKLQHGKDYMSYLDGGLHDNERKELFLAQRDKIHQHNNGDSPSFNKELNKFSDMWPSEKSKYLGLKSSRAPSSQFMNSIQRYYPLLDNRQSLPAELDYRSDDCMAAIKDQGSCGSCWAFAAVTPLEFNSCKKHQQTPVALSEQQLVDCDIFNNGCNGGWYTQAWQHIKLAGGLARQSLYPYTATRNFCPFWLLWFMTGARVYKYDYAPANDAMAMQVALQQYGPLTVAFAVANSFFSYRDGVYDATDCDNVDVNHAVVVVGWGSQGGVDYWIIRNSWGTGWGLSGYGLIHRGVNKCKMESYPAYVRPL, encoded by the exons atgagatttgCCTTTCAGTTTGTCGTTTTCGCTGTGTCCGTTTGTACTGCCAATGGCCATTCTGACGACGAAGCTTGGAATGATTACAAG TTACAACACGGAAAAGATTACATGAGTTACTTGGACGGCGGACTGCACGACAACGAGCGCAAGGAACTTTTTCTGGCTCAACGTGACAAAATTCATCAACACAACAACGGGGATTCACCGTCCTTCAATAAAGAACTCAACAAATTCTCCGACATG TGGCCATCAGAAAAGTCCAAATATCTCGGCCTCAAATCTTCCAGGGCGCCTTCCAGTCAGTTTATGAATTCCATTCAAAGATATTATCCGTTATTGGATAATCGACAGTCTCTTCCTGCGGAA CTGGACTATCGATCCGACGATTGCATGGCGGCAATTAAAGACCAGGGATCG TGTGGTAGCTGTTGGGCGTTCGCTGCCGTTACTCCTCTCGAGTTCAATTCCTGTAAGAAACACCAGCAAACTCCAGTCGCTCTGAG CGAGCAGCAACTGGTCGATTGCGATATTTTCAACAACGGCTGCAACGGCGGATGGTACACGCAGGCCTGGCAACATATCAAGCTAGCCGGTGGACTTGCTCGGCAATCGCTATACCCTTACACAGCTACA CGAAACTTTTGCCCATTTTGGCTCTTGTGGTTCATGACCGGTGCTCGGGTTTATAAGTACGATTACGCCCCAGCCAATGACGCCATGGCTATGCAGGTAGCTCTGCAACAATACGGCCCCCTAACAGTTGCCTTTGCGGTCGCAAACTCCTTTTTCTCCTACAG AGATGGCGTGTACGACGCAACGGATTGTGATAACGTGGATGTCAATCACGCAGTAGTCGTCGTCGGCTGGGGTAGTCAGGGCGGAGTCGATTACTGGATCATCCGCAACTCGTGGGGAACCGGTTGGGGACTAAGCGGCTACGGTCTAATCCACCGCGGCGTCAACAAATGCAAAATGGAGTCCTATCCCGCCTATGTTAGGCCACTCTGA
- the LOC124205301 gene encoding ervatamin-B-like, with translation MKKFLFKLLVCSILVVFVNSYSDDDAWNDYKLTHKKDYTGFFGGGWRDQMRKKLFLAEYAKIKEHNSGESPSYRRGLNKFSDMLPSEWSRYLGLNKAALVAARLKAGPTKFKVESRDVSPTLDLRYDICLPEVKDQGQCGSCWAFAAVAPLEFAQCKKDSTRVVLSERQLVDCDRLDGGCNGGMYTNAWTYMQNAGGSAKQTLYSPYNARKNFCKFRSSMVGAQVSTFDFLPANNPLAMQVAMEQHGLLAVAIAVVHSFLSFRGDVYDDNACDDAEINHAVVVVGWGNLNGVDYWMVRNSWGTNWGLSGYIRIKRGVNKCGIESYPAYVVPA, from the exons atgaaaaagttcCTCTTCAAATTGTTGGTGTGTTCCATTTTGGTCGTATTTGTTAACAGCTACTCCGACGACGACGCTTGGAATGATTACAAA CTAACACACAAGAAAGATTACACGGGCTTCTTCGGCGGTGGATGGCGAGACCAAATGCGCAAGAAACTTTTCCTGGCCGAATATGCTAAAATTAAGGAGCACAACAGCGGAGAATCGCCGTCCTACAGACGAGGATTGAACAAATTCTCTGACatg TTGCCCTCGGAGTGGTCTAGATATTTGGGGCTCAATAAAGCTGCCTTGGTTGCCGCACGGTTGAAGGCCGGGCCCACTAAATTTAAGGTGGAAAGCAGAGATGTTTCTCCTACC CTCGATCTCCGCTACGACATCTGTTTGCCGGAAGTAAAAGACCAAGGACAG TGTGGAAGTTGCTGGGCTTTTGCTGCGGTTGCCCCTCTTGAATTCGCCCAATGCAAGAAAGACTCGACTCGCGTGGTTTTGAG CGAGCGGCAACTTGTGGATTGCGATCGACTAGACGGCGGCTGCAACGGCGGAATGTACACGAATGCTTGGACCTACATGCAGAACGCCGGCGGAAGTGCAAAACAAACGCTGTACAGTCCTTACAATGCCAGG aAAAACTTTTGCAAATTCAGAAGCAGCATGGTCGGAGCCCAAGTTTCCACATTCGATTTCCTTCCGGCCAATAATCCCTTGGCCATGCAAGTAGCTATGGAACAACACGGTCTTCTCGCGGTGGCCATTGCAGTGGTGCATTCCTTTCTGTCATTTCG CGGAGATGTGTACGACGACAATGCTTGTGATGACGCTGAGATCAATCACGCTGTAGTCGTCGTCGGTTGGGGCAATCTCAACGGAGTCGACTACTGGATGGTCCGTAATTCGTGGGGGACCAACTGGGGACTCTCCGGCTACATTCGAATCAAGAGGGGCGTCAACAAATGCGGAATCGAATCCTATCCCGCCTACGTTGTGCCAGCCTGA
- the LOC124205303 gene encoding ervatamin-B-like has protein sequence MKLLFVFLVIATVVTVIKGYSEDDHWKDFKKKHKKDYRPSSDGGKNDKTRKELFRARDKQIKKHNSEKAGTFRKEHNQFSDLWPLELRSYLGVNATAVPSLAFMRSVSVDLESRAAPPASFDLRYDSCLPAIKNQGQCGSCWSFTSIAPLEFSKCKKAKVTTVLSEQHLVDCDTGDGGCNGGWYVNAWTYLKKAGGSAKQTLYTYTAKKSTCRFTTAMIAAKVSSFGYVQSNNATAMQLALQKYGPLAVAITVVPSFYSYASGVYDDPACDGQAVNHAVVLVGWGNLNGVNYWIVRNSWGTNWGLSGYFFIQRGVNKCGIEIYPAFVVPV, from the exons ATGAAGTTGCTGTTTGTGTTTCTAGTTATTGCCACCGTCGTAACTGTCATCAAAGGCTATTCCGAGGATGACCACTGGAAAGATTTCAAG aaaaaacacaaaaaagattaCAGACCTTCTTCTGACGGGGGTAAAAACGATAAAACCAGGAAAGAACTTTTCCGGGCCAGAGATAAGCAAATCAAGAAGCACAACAGCGAAAAGGCTGGAACCTTTCGAAAGGAACACAATCAATTCTCCGACCTG tggcCGTTGGAGTTGAGAAGTTATCTCGGTGTCAATGCCACTGCTGTTCCTTCCCTGGCGTTTATGAGGTCCGTCAGCGTTGACCTGGAAAGTCGTGCAGCTCCTCCCGCTAGC TTTGACCTCCGCTACGACTCTTGTTTACCTGCAATTAAAAACCAAGGGCAG TGTGGTAGTTGCTGGTCTTTTACCTCCATTGCTCCGCTCGAGTTCTCAAAATGCAAGAAAGCCAAAGTTACCACTGTTTTGAG CGAACAACATCTGGTTGATTGCGATACAGGAGACGGCGGCTGCAACGGCGGATGGTACGTGAATGCTTGGACGTATCTGAAGAAAGCCGGCGGATCTGCCAAGCAGACGCTTTACACTTACACCGCTAAA AAAAGCACTTGCAGATTCACCACCGCCATGATCGCAGCCAAGGTGTCTTCGTTCGGGTACGTCCAGTCGAACAATGCGACGGCCATGCAATTAGCTCTGCAAAAATACGGGCCACTCGCTGTTGCCATCACCGTCGTTCCATCCTTTTACTCTTATGC GAGCGGCGTGTACGACGATCCGGCTTGTGATGGACAGGCCGTCAATCACGCCGTTGTGCTGGTTGGATGGGGCAATCTCAACGGAGTCAACTACTGGATCGTCCGTAATTCGTGGGGAACCAATTGGGGTCTCTCCGGCTACTTTTTCATTCAGCGCGGCGTCAACAAATGCGGCATTGAAATCTATCCCGCCTTCGTGGTACCAGTCTAA
- the LOC124205305 gene encoding ervatamin-B-like — protein MKLFFVLAAFAMAVSVVNGYSDDDAWKDYKKKHKLDYNIEDDGGKRDGLRKKIFLNNREKINKHNSHTKSYLRKLNQFAAMGTWEKKRYLGVNPSKAPKANFLKSIPVNLQSRQLPSSLDYRFDPCMPEIKDQGYCGSCWAFTTITPLEFSQCKLTDSPVVLSEQHLVDCDNTNGGCNGGWYTSAWDYLQSNSGAVKETLYPYNAKEAVCKFKTSMTGAQVASYDYVQSNNATAMQVALMEYGPLATALTVIESFFAYGAGVYDDLECDGQSVNHAVVIVGWGNQNGVDYWVGRNSWGTTWGTNGYFLIQRGVNKCGIENYPAYVAAAA, from the exons atgaagcTCTTCTTTGTTTTGGCTGCCTTTGCAATGGCCGTCTCGGTGGTCAACGGCTATTCCGACGATGACGCCTGGAAGGACTACAAG AAAAAGCACAAGTTGGATTACAACATCGAAGATGACGGTGGAAAGCGAGACGGATTGCGCAAGAAGATTTTCCTCAACaatcgagaaaaaattaataagcaTAACAGCCATACAAAAAGCTATTTAAGGAAACTAAATCAATTTGCCGCTATG ggCACCTGGGAAAAGAAACGATACCTCGGTGTCAATCCTTCCAAGGCCCCTAAAGCTAATTTTCTCAAGTCCATTCCGGTTAACTTGCAAAGTCGCCAACTTCCTTCAAGT TTGGACTACCGTTTCGACCCCTGTATGCCGGAGATTAAAGACCAGGGATAT TGTGGAAGCTGCTGGGCGTTTACCACCATTACTCCGCTCGAATTCTCTCAATGCAAGCTAACCGACAGCCCCGTTGTATTGAG CGAGCAACACTTGGTCGATTGCGACAACACTAATGGTGGATGCAACGGCGGGTGGTACACTTCCGCTTGGGACTATCTACAATCCAACAGTGGAGCTGTCAAAGAGACACTTTACCCTTACAACGCCAAG GAGGCTGTTTGCAAATTCAAAACCTCGATGACCGGAGCCCAGGTAGCGTCGTACGATTACGTTCAAAGTAACAACGCCACAGCCATGCAAGTAGCCCTGATGGAATACGGTCCTCTCGCAACTGCTCTCACTGTCATAGAGTCGTTTTTCGCTTATGG GGCCGGAGTTTACGACGATCTAGAATGTGATGGACAGTCTGTCAATCACGCTGTTGTCATCGTTGGCTGGGGCAATCAAAACGGAGTTGACTACTGGGTCGGCCGCAACTCGTGGGGAACCACCTGGGGAACTAATGGCTACTTTCTAATCCAACGTGGTGTCAACAAATGCGGAATCGAAAACTATCCAGCCTatgttgcagcagcagcttaa